One stretch of Lucilia cuprina isolate Lc7/37 chromosome 6, ASM2204524v1, whole genome shotgun sequence DNA includes these proteins:
- the LOC124420594 gene encoding uncharacterized protein LOC124420594, with amino-acid sequence MIDQGENIGGENENFENDTAGGVETNERERGRDTNESSTNECETNDRNIPQMMEKQDFEFLGNLLKKELEIFKREKELLRKENDLLKKIAMFEKTREDKTTENVTVDVNDNDTMSINASNDEGFNSNMHRNKLNASFGILKDYDGGLLPELWITQFKSVIDVYSVDENTAKALLMCKLRGKAQAWLHSKPNFIYESTEEILTQMKEIFCTKENKLMMRRKFEARIWKFGETFTDYYNDKIILANKVDVSDDELIDNIIEGIPDEQLRVQANLQCYTNKTQLLQAFF; translated from the coding sequence ATGATTGATCAAGGCGAGAACATAGGTGGCgagaatgaaaattttgaaaatgatacTGCTGGTGGAGTAGAAACAAATGAGCGTGAAAGAGGCCGCGATACAAATGAAAGTTCAACGAATGAGTGTGAGACAAATGATCGAAACATACCACAAATGATGGAGAAACAAGACTTTGAATTTCTTGGAAATTTACTGAAAAAggaattggaaatttttaagcGGGAAAAAGAGTTGTTAAGAAAGGAAAATGATTTGTTGAAGAAGATTGCTATGTTTGAAAAGACACGTGAAGATAAAACTACCGAAAATGTTACTGTAGATGTCAATGATAATGACACAATGAGCATAAATGCATCAAATGATGAGGGATTTAATTCCAACATGCATAGAAACAAACTGAATGCATCCTTTGGTATTTTGAAGGATTACGATGGTGGGTTGTTGCCAGAATTATGGATAACCCAATTTAAGAGTGTTATTGATGTGTATTCTGTGGATGAAAATACAGCGAAGGCCTTATTAATGTGCAAGTTGAGAGGAAAAGCTCAGGCATGGTTACATTCAAAACCGAATTTCATTTACGAGAGCACCGAGGAAATATTGACACAGATGAAAGAAATTTTCTGTACGaaggaaaataaattaatgatgcGACGTAAATTTGAAGCGCGCATATGGAAATTTGGAGAAACGTTTACAGATTATTATAATGACAAGATTATTTTGGCCAACAAGGTTGATGTTTCGGATGATGAGTTGATAGATAACATCATTGAAGGTATTCCTGATGAGCAGCTTAGAGTTCAGGCTAACTTGCAATGCTACACTAATAAGACGCAACTCCTACAGGCCTTTTTCTAA